One Molothrus aeneus isolate 106 unplaced genomic scaffold, BPBGC_Maene_1.0 scaffold_19a, whole genome shotgun sequence genomic window carries:
- the LOC136569689 gene encoding olfactory receptor 14A16-like produces MSNSSCIRHFLLLALADTRQLQLLHFCLLLGISLAALLGNGLIISAVACGHHLHTPMFFFLLNLALADLGSICTTVPKAMHNSLWDTSNISYTGCATQVFFLIFFMGAEYFLLTTMCYDRYMSICKPLHYGTLLGSRACAHMAAAAWASAFLNALMLTANTFSLPLCHGNALGQFFCEIPQIVKLSCSHSNLRELGLIAVSVCLAFGCFVFIVFSYVQIFRAVLRIPSELGRHKAFSTCLPHLAVVTLFISTASFAYLKPPSMSFPSLDLALSVLYSVVPPALNPLIYSLRNQELKASLWRLITGWFQKH; encoded by the coding sequence atgtccaacagcagctgcatcaggcacttcctcctgctggcattggcagacacgcggcagctgcagctcctgcacttctgcctcttgctgggcatctccctggctgccctcctgggcaacggcctcatcatcagcgccgtagcctgcggccaccacctgcacacgcccatgttcttcttcctgctcaacctggccctcgctgacctgggctccatctgcaccactgtccccaaagccatgcacaattccctctgggacaccagcaaCATCTCCTACACTGGATGTGCtactcaggttttttttctgatcttctTCATGGGAGCAGAGTATTTTCTCCTCACCACTATGTGCTACGACCGCTACatgtccatctgcaaacccctgcactacgggaccctcctgggcagcagagcttgtgcccacatggcagcagctgcctgggccagtgcctttctcaatGCTCTCATGCTCAcagccaatacattttccctgcccctgtgccatggcaatgccctgggccagttcttctgtgaaatcccacagaTTGTGAAactctcctgctcacactccaACCTCAGGGAACTTGGGCTCATTGCTGTTAGTGTGTGTTTAGCATTTggctgttttgtgttcattgttttctcctatgtgcagatcttcagggctgtgctgaggatcccctctgagctgggacggcacaaagccttttccacctgtctccctcacctggctgtggtcACCCTATTTATTAGCACTGCCTCATTTGCCTATCTTAAGcccccctccatgtccttcccatccctggatctggcCCTGTCAGTTCTATACTcggtggtgcctccagcccttaaccccctcatctacagcctgaggaaccaggagctcaaggctTCACTGTGGAGACTGATAACTGGATGGTTTCAGAAACATTAA